One window from the genome of Paramormyrops kingsleyae isolate MSU_618 chromosome 3, PKINGS_0.4, whole genome shotgun sequence encodes:
- the mcph1 gene encoding microcephalin isoform X1: MTSNPTSAAVLKDVVAFVDVWSSSKTENYSKPFIKQLLDMGAEVSKTFNKQVTHVVFKHGRQSTWDKAKQLGVKLVSVLWVDRCKDSGKHVDEGSCPAIHEESVANKVPGKRTHRCMQPRDVPEVTPENNWRMKRKLDRMMKELVPSSPVFSDVSPFLIDEESAIVYSPSSRRADAMAERLRQMKQSRENLSPTASQMTTSQSSPQFSFDKARLIELPCTSFSQEDEESECDVSFSGLRTTFTLDGEEAQKQGSTKVPCEEKANIKNKETSTRSPSNSNVKSAHEQRKMPGLDALVTDEQGARAADKKPRRSAIMRKGRGRLTKAVVLGGESNNQDIQTTLKSRDECRTPTLVPLGGHMRKGGSQTILEPQDPAVHVCGASLAKKAAEADSDTKWRPTLPLTSALGPERSLGANDAGSPGTPARSSTADNEGVFEDYFSLANQPDHSGHRCALPACLSLESEFVALPHLELEPTSCKRKRTKSNIRGRKRRQAPDSATSVILDGNLGSRETSQASLSGSSGHAASQSDGLTLLGPIAVCEGTSEREESCLLVSKEDGDSNVESGRTACVTDVSCSPSKMFSKREMQDKNGGLKAHEKRKVKRTLVMTSMSSDNRPVSAIRRQNTVQQVMETLGGFSLADSVCESTTHVVTGSPRRTLNVLLGIARGCWILSFEWILWCLEHGRWIPEEPYELSDHFPAAPICRLQQHLSAGEHQQDLFSDQPAMFVSPHSQPPSLSLAELIRLCGGTVCRSVRQAGLLIGDYPGKKPSGARRLSEQWVLDCLTHLKQLPYDSYDLD, encoded by the exons ATGACGTCAAATCCCACATCTGCTGCTGTCCTCAAAG ATGTTGTCGCGTTTGTTGACGTCTGGTCCTCCAGCAAAACAGAGAATTACTCTAAACCTTTCATTAAGCAGTTACTGGACATGGGGGCAGAG GTGTCCAAGACATTTAACAAGCAGGTAACCCATGTGGTCTTCAAACATGGCCGTCAGTCCACGTGGGATAAAGCCAAGCAATTGGGTGTCAAGCTGGTTTCAGTGCTCTGGGTGGATAG GTGTAAAGACAGTGGTAAACATGTCGATGAAGGTTCATGTCCGGCGATACATGAGGAGAGCGTAGCAAATAAAGTTCCCGGTAAACGAACG CATCGGTGCATGCAGCCCAGGGACGTCCCAGAGGTGACCCCAGAAAACAACTGGCGCATGAAGAGGAAGCTGGATCGCATGATGAAGGAGCTAGTACCCTCCTCACCCGTCT TTTCGGATGTGTCACCCTTCCTTATCGACGAAGAGAGTGCCATCGTGTACAGCCCCTCGTCCAGGAGGGCAGATGCCATGGCAGAGCGTTTGAGGCAAATGAAGCAGAGCCGGGAAAACCTCTCTCCGACGG CCTCACAGATGACCACATCGCAGTCATCACCACAGTTTTCCTTTGACAAAGCCCGTCTGATTGAGCTGCCCTGCACCTCTTTCTCACAGGAAG ATGAGGAGTCTGAGTGTGACGTATCTTTTTCTGGCCTCCGTACAACCTTCACGCTTGATGGTGAAGAGGCGCAGAAGCAGGGCTCCACAAAGGTGCCTTGTGAGGAAAaagcaaatattaaaaataaggaGACCAGCACGAGGTCGCCATCAAATTCCAATGTCAAATCAGCCCACGAGCAAAGGAAAATGCCAGGCCTCGATGCTTTGGTCACGGATGAGCAGGGAGCCCGAGCTGCAGATAAAAAACCCAGGAGATCAGCCATAATGAGAAAAGGTAGAGGGAGACTGACTAAGGCTGTGGTTCTTGGGGGAGAATCAAACAATCAAGACATCCAGACAACCCTGAAAAGCAGAGATGAATGTAGGACGCCCACGCTTGTACCGTTGGGGGGTCACATGCGAAAGGGAGGCAGCCAGACAATTCTGGAGCCCCAAGATCCTGCCGTACACGTCTGTGGGGCTTCTTTGGCCAAAAAGGCAGCGGAGGCAGACTCGGACACGAAGTGGAGACCCACCCTGCCTCTGACGTCTGCTCTCGGGCCAGAGAGGTCCTTGGGTGCTAATGATGCAGGGAGCCCTGGTACACCAGCACGTTCTTCCACGGCAGACAATGAAGGGGTGTTCGAGGATTACTTCTCTCTGGCTAACCAGCCAGACCATAGTGGCCATAGGTGTGCCCTCCCCGCCTGCCTGTCCCTTGAATCAGAGTTTGTGGCACTGCCTCACCTGGAGCTAGAACCTACCTCATGTAAAAGGAAGAGGACCAAGAGTAATATCAGGGGCAGGAAAAGGCGCCAAGCCCCCGACAGTGCCACCAGTGTCATTTTGGACGGGAATCTGGGCAGCAGAGAGACATCTCAGGCCTCCCTCAGTGGAAGCAGTGGCCATGCTGCTAGCCAGTCAGATGGATTGACGTTACTGGGCCCAATCGCagtgtgtgaagggaccagtGAGAGGGAGGAGTCTTGTCTTCTGGTCTCCAAAGAGGACGGCGACTCGAATGTGGAAA GCGGCAGGACTGCGTGTGTGACTGATGTAAGCTGCAGCCCCTCCAAAATGTTTAGCAAGCGGGAAATGCAGGACAAAAATGGGGGATTGAAGGCCCATGAAAAGAGGAAG GTGAAGAGGACGTTAGTGATGACCAGCATGTCGAGTGA TAACCGCCCTGTGTCTGCGATCAGGAGGCAGAATACCGTCCAGCAGGTGATGGAGACCCTGGGTGGCTTCTCGCTGGCGGACAGTGTATGCGAGAGCACCACGCACGTGGTGACGGGCAGCCCCCGGCGCACCCTCAACGTGCTGTTGGGTATCGCCCGTGGCTGCTGGATCCTGTCCTTCGAATGG ATCCTGTGGTGTCTGGAGCATGGTCGCTGGATCCCCGAGGAGCCCTATGAGCTGTCCGACCACTTCCCAGCAGCCCCT ATCTGCCGTCTCCAGCAGCACCTGTCGGCCGGCGAGCATCAGCAGGACCTCTTCTCAGACCAGCCGGCCATGTTCGTGTCGCCGCACTCCCAGCCGCCCAGCCTGAGCCTTGCCGAGCTCATCCGGCTCTGCGGAGGCACCGTGTGCCGGAGCGTGAGGCAGGCCGGCCTCCTCATCGGCGACTACCCTGGCAAGAAGCCGTCGGGGGCGCGCAGACTGTCCGAGCAGTGGGTGCTGG ACTGTCTAACTCACCTCAAGCAGCTGCCCTATGACAGTTACGACCTAGACTGA
- the mcph1 gene encoding microcephalin isoform X2, which produces MTSNPTSAAVLKDVVAFVDVWSSSKTENYSKPFIKQLLDMGAEVSKTFNKQVTHVVFKHGRQSTWDKAKQLGVKLVSVLWVDRCKDSGKHVDEGSCPAIHEESVANKVPGKRTHRCMQPRDVPEVTPENNWRMKRKLDRMMKELVPSSPVFSDVSPFLIDEESAIVYSPSSRRADAMAERLRQMKQSRENLSPTASQMTTSQSSPQFSFDKARLIELPCTSFSQEDEESECDVSFSGLRTTFTLDGEEAQKQGSTKVPCEEKANIKNKETSTRSPSNSNVKSAHEQRKMPGLDALVTDEQGARAADKKPRRSAIMRKGRGRLTKAVVLGGESNNQDIQTTLKSRDECRTPTLVPLGGHMRKGGSQTILEPQDPAVHVCGASLAKKAAEADSDTKWRPTLPLTSALGPERSLGANDAGSPGTPARSSTADNEGVFEDYFSLANQPDHSGHRCALPACLSLESEFVALPHLELEPTSCKRKRTKSNIRGRKRRQAPDSATSVILDGNLGSRETSQASLSGSSGHAASQSDGLTLLGPIAVCEGTSEREESCLLVSKEDGDSNVESGRTACVTDVSCSPSKMFSKREMQDKNGGLKAHEKRKVKRTLVMTSMSSERQNTVQQVMETLGGFSLADSVCESTTHVVTGSPRRTLNVLLGIARGCWILSFEWILWCLEHGRWIPEEPYELSDHFPAAPICRLQQHLSAGEHQQDLFSDQPAMFVSPHSQPPSLSLAELIRLCGGTVCRSVRQAGLLIGDYPGKKPSGARRLSEQWVLDCLTHLKQLPYDSYDLD; this is translated from the exons ATGACGTCAAATCCCACATCTGCTGCTGTCCTCAAAG ATGTTGTCGCGTTTGTTGACGTCTGGTCCTCCAGCAAAACAGAGAATTACTCTAAACCTTTCATTAAGCAGTTACTGGACATGGGGGCAGAG GTGTCCAAGACATTTAACAAGCAGGTAACCCATGTGGTCTTCAAACATGGCCGTCAGTCCACGTGGGATAAAGCCAAGCAATTGGGTGTCAAGCTGGTTTCAGTGCTCTGGGTGGATAG GTGTAAAGACAGTGGTAAACATGTCGATGAAGGTTCATGTCCGGCGATACATGAGGAGAGCGTAGCAAATAAAGTTCCCGGTAAACGAACG CATCGGTGCATGCAGCCCAGGGACGTCCCAGAGGTGACCCCAGAAAACAACTGGCGCATGAAGAGGAAGCTGGATCGCATGATGAAGGAGCTAGTACCCTCCTCACCCGTCT TTTCGGATGTGTCACCCTTCCTTATCGACGAAGAGAGTGCCATCGTGTACAGCCCCTCGTCCAGGAGGGCAGATGCCATGGCAGAGCGTTTGAGGCAAATGAAGCAGAGCCGGGAAAACCTCTCTCCGACGG CCTCACAGATGACCACATCGCAGTCATCACCACAGTTTTCCTTTGACAAAGCCCGTCTGATTGAGCTGCCCTGCACCTCTTTCTCACAGGAAG ATGAGGAGTCTGAGTGTGACGTATCTTTTTCTGGCCTCCGTACAACCTTCACGCTTGATGGTGAAGAGGCGCAGAAGCAGGGCTCCACAAAGGTGCCTTGTGAGGAAAaagcaaatattaaaaataaggaGACCAGCACGAGGTCGCCATCAAATTCCAATGTCAAATCAGCCCACGAGCAAAGGAAAATGCCAGGCCTCGATGCTTTGGTCACGGATGAGCAGGGAGCCCGAGCTGCAGATAAAAAACCCAGGAGATCAGCCATAATGAGAAAAGGTAGAGGGAGACTGACTAAGGCTGTGGTTCTTGGGGGAGAATCAAACAATCAAGACATCCAGACAACCCTGAAAAGCAGAGATGAATGTAGGACGCCCACGCTTGTACCGTTGGGGGGTCACATGCGAAAGGGAGGCAGCCAGACAATTCTGGAGCCCCAAGATCCTGCCGTACACGTCTGTGGGGCTTCTTTGGCCAAAAAGGCAGCGGAGGCAGACTCGGACACGAAGTGGAGACCCACCCTGCCTCTGACGTCTGCTCTCGGGCCAGAGAGGTCCTTGGGTGCTAATGATGCAGGGAGCCCTGGTACACCAGCACGTTCTTCCACGGCAGACAATGAAGGGGTGTTCGAGGATTACTTCTCTCTGGCTAACCAGCCAGACCATAGTGGCCATAGGTGTGCCCTCCCCGCCTGCCTGTCCCTTGAATCAGAGTTTGTGGCACTGCCTCACCTGGAGCTAGAACCTACCTCATGTAAAAGGAAGAGGACCAAGAGTAATATCAGGGGCAGGAAAAGGCGCCAAGCCCCCGACAGTGCCACCAGTGTCATTTTGGACGGGAATCTGGGCAGCAGAGAGACATCTCAGGCCTCCCTCAGTGGAAGCAGTGGCCATGCTGCTAGCCAGTCAGATGGATTGACGTTACTGGGCCCAATCGCagtgtgtgaagggaccagtGAGAGGGAGGAGTCTTGTCTTCTGGTCTCCAAAGAGGACGGCGACTCGAATGTGGAAA GCGGCAGGACTGCGTGTGTGACTGATGTAAGCTGCAGCCCCTCCAAAATGTTTAGCAAGCGGGAAATGCAGGACAAAAATGGGGGATTGAAGGCCCATGAAAAGAGGAAG GTGAAGAGGACGTTAGTGATGACCAGCATGTCGAGTGA GAGGCAGAATACCGTCCAGCAGGTGATGGAGACCCTGGGTGGCTTCTCGCTGGCGGACAGTGTATGCGAGAGCACCACGCACGTGGTGACGGGCAGCCCCCGGCGCACCCTCAACGTGCTGTTGGGTATCGCCCGTGGCTGCTGGATCCTGTCCTTCGAATGG ATCCTGTGGTGTCTGGAGCATGGTCGCTGGATCCCCGAGGAGCCCTATGAGCTGTCCGACCACTTCCCAGCAGCCCCT ATCTGCCGTCTCCAGCAGCACCTGTCGGCCGGCGAGCATCAGCAGGACCTCTTCTCAGACCAGCCGGCCATGTTCGTGTCGCCGCACTCCCAGCCGCCCAGCCTGAGCCTTGCCGAGCTCATCCGGCTCTGCGGAGGCACCGTGTGCCGGAGCGTGAGGCAGGCCGGCCTCCTCATCGGCGACTACCCTGGCAAGAAGCCGTCGGGGGCGCGCAGACTGTCCGAGCAGTGGGTGCTGG ACTGTCTAACTCACCTCAAGCAGCTGCCCTATGACAGTTACGACCTAGACTGA
- the mcph1 gene encoding microcephalin isoform X3 has translation MTSNPTSAAVLKDVVAFVDVWSSSKTENYSKPFIKQLLDMGAEVSKTFNKQVTHVVFKHGRQSTWDKAKQLGVKLVSVLWVDRCKDSGKHVDEGSCPAIHEESVANKVPGKRTHRCMQPRDVPEVTPENNWRMKRKLDRMMKELVPSSPVFSDVSPFLIDEESAIVYSPSSRRADAMAERLRQMKQSRENLSPTASQMTTSQSSPQFSFDKARLIELPCTSFSQEDEESECDVSFSGLRTTFTLDGEEAQKQGSTKVPCEEKANIKNKETSTRSPSNSNVKSAHEQRKMPGLDALVTDEQGARAADKKPRRSAIMRKGRGRLTKAVVLGGESNNQDIQTTLKSRDECRTPTLVPLGGHMRKGGSQTILEPQDPAVHVCGASLAKKAAEADSDTKWRPTLPLTSALGPERSLGANDAGSPGTPARSSTADNEGVFEDYFSLANQPDHSGHRCALPACLSLESEFVALPHLELEPTSCKRKRTKSNIRGRKRRQAPDSATSVILDGNLGSRETSQASLSGSSGHAASQSDGLTLLGPIAVCEGTSEREESCLLVSKEDGDSNVESGRTACVTDVSCSPSKMFSKREMQDKNGGLKAHEKRKVKRTLVMTSMSSESAVSSSTCRPASISRTSSQTSRPCSCRRTPSRPA, from the exons ATGACGTCAAATCCCACATCTGCTGCTGTCCTCAAAG ATGTTGTCGCGTTTGTTGACGTCTGGTCCTCCAGCAAAACAGAGAATTACTCTAAACCTTTCATTAAGCAGTTACTGGACATGGGGGCAGAG GTGTCCAAGACATTTAACAAGCAGGTAACCCATGTGGTCTTCAAACATGGCCGTCAGTCCACGTGGGATAAAGCCAAGCAATTGGGTGTCAAGCTGGTTTCAGTGCTCTGGGTGGATAG GTGTAAAGACAGTGGTAAACATGTCGATGAAGGTTCATGTCCGGCGATACATGAGGAGAGCGTAGCAAATAAAGTTCCCGGTAAACGAACG CATCGGTGCATGCAGCCCAGGGACGTCCCAGAGGTGACCCCAGAAAACAACTGGCGCATGAAGAGGAAGCTGGATCGCATGATGAAGGAGCTAGTACCCTCCTCACCCGTCT TTTCGGATGTGTCACCCTTCCTTATCGACGAAGAGAGTGCCATCGTGTACAGCCCCTCGTCCAGGAGGGCAGATGCCATGGCAGAGCGTTTGAGGCAAATGAAGCAGAGCCGGGAAAACCTCTCTCCGACGG CCTCACAGATGACCACATCGCAGTCATCACCACAGTTTTCCTTTGACAAAGCCCGTCTGATTGAGCTGCCCTGCACCTCTTTCTCACAGGAAG ATGAGGAGTCTGAGTGTGACGTATCTTTTTCTGGCCTCCGTACAACCTTCACGCTTGATGGTGAAGAGGCGCAGAAGCAGGGCTCCACAAAGGTGCCTTGTGAGGAAAaagcaaatattaaaaataaggaGACCAGCACGAGGTCGCCATCAAATTCCAATGTCAAATCAGCCCACGAGCAAAGGAAAATGCCAGGCCTCGATGCTTTGGTCACGGATGAGCAGGGAGCCCGAGCTGCAGATAAAAAACCCAGGAGATCAGCCATAATGAGAAAAGGTAGAGGGAGACTGACTAAGGCTGTGGTTCTTGGGGGAGAATCAAACAATCAAGACATCCAGACAACCCTGAAAAGCAGAGATGAATGTAGGACGCCCACGCTTGTACCGTTGGGGGGTCACATGCGAAAGGGAGGCAGCCAGACAATTCTGGAGCCCCAAGATCCTGCCGTACACGTCTGTGGGGCTTCTTTGGCCAAAAAGGCAGCGGAGGCAGACTCGGACACGAAGTGGAGACCCACCCTGCCTCTGACGTCTGCTCTCGGGCCAGAGAGGTCCTTGGGTGCTAATGATGCAGGGAGCCCTGGTACACCAGCACGTTCTTCCACGGCAGACAATGAAGGGGTGTTCGAGGATTACTTCTCTCTGGCTAACCAGCCAGACCATAGTGGCCATAGGTGTGCCCTCCCCGCCTGCCTGTCCCTTGAATCAGAGTTTGTGGCACTGCCTCACCTGGAGCTAGAACCTACCTCATGTAAAAGGAAGAGGACCAAGAGTAATATCAGGGGCAGGAAAAGGCGCCAAGCCCCCGACAGTGCCACCAGTGTCATTTTGGACGGGAATCTGGGCAGCAGAGAGACATCTCAGGCCTCCCTCAGTGGAAGCAGTGGCCATGCTGCTAGCCAGTCAGATGGATTGACGTTACTGGGCCCAATCGCagtgtgtgaagggaccagtGAGAGGGAGGAGTCTTGTCTTCTGGTCTCCAAAGAGGACGGCGACTCGAATGTGGAAA GCGGCAGGACTGCGTGTGTGACTGATGTAAGCTGCAGCCCCTCCAAAATGTTTAGCAAGCGGGAAATGCAGGACAAAAATGGGGGATTGAAGGCCCATGAAAAGAGGAAG GTGAAGAGGACGTTAGTGATGACCAGCATGTCGAGTGA ATCTGCCGTCTCCAGCAGCACCTGTCGGCCGGCGAGCATCAGCAGGACCTCTTCTCAGACCAGCCGGCCATGTTCGTGTCGCCGCACTCCCAGCCGCCCAGCCTGA
- the angpt2a gene encoding angiopoietin-2a produces MLPAYALLVSCSLTLGASFRRTLEKKQYRIQSGPCSYTFLLPETDTCPPASELPQEDQPAQGEDSMQRLEQLETIMENNTQWLHKLETYIQDSMKQEMVQIQQTAVHNHTAAMIEFGTNLLSQTRKLTSVEAKVINQTTRLELQLLENSLSTNKLEKQILLQTNEINKLNDKNNFLERRVEEMEGQRQEELKALRGQEEQLQQLVQQQAGVMEELVQELRHATSNNSALQRQQEELLRTVNGLVAVIAIPPKASAMTQEASALYKDCAALYKAGKTKSGVYTLAAGNSTQRIKVYCDMETAGGGWTVLQKRSDGRVDFHRTWNEYKTGFGDPAGEYWLGNDFIFQLTNPNPYVLRIQLMDWEGNSAFSQYDQFALNSEAQKYRIHLKGYAGTAGKTSSFGQPGSDFSTKDADNDKCVCKCSQLTTGGWWFDACGPSNLNGIYYQLGQNTNRFNGIKWYYWKGSGYSLKATSMMIRPVDF; encoded by the exons ATGCTGCCTGCCTATGCACTGCTGGTGAGCTGCAGCCTCACGCTCGGGGCCAGCTTCAGGAGGACCCTAGAGAAGAAGCAGTACCGCATCCAGAGCGGCCCCTGCAGCTACACCTTCCTGCTGCCCGAGACGGACACCTGCCCGCCAGCCAGCGAGCTGCCCCAGGAGGACCAGCCCGCGCAGGGTGAAGACTCTATGCAGCGTCTGGAGCAGCTGGAGACCATCATGGAGAACAACACGCAGTGGCTGCACAAG CTGGAGACATACATCCAGGACAGCATGAAGCAGGAGATGGTGCAGATCCAGCAGACAGCTGTGCACAACCACACGGCAGCCATGATTGAGTTTGGGACCAACCTCTTGAGTCAGACCAGAAAGCTAACCAGCGTGGAGGCCAAG GTTATAAATCAAACAACGAGGCTTGAACTCCAGCTCCTCGAAAACTCCCTGTCAACAAACAAACTGGAGAAACAGATCCTCCTCCAAACGAATGAAATAAACAAACTCAACGACAAGAACAA CTTTCTGGAGAGACGAGTGGAGGAGATGGAAGGCCAGCGGCAGGAGGAGCTGAAGGCCTTGCGTGGGCAGGAggagcagcttcagcagctggtgcagcagcaggcaggtgtcATGGAGGAGCTCGTGCAGGAACTGCGACATGCCACCTCCAACAACTCAGCCCTGCAGCGCCAGCAGGAGGAGCTGCTGCGTACCGTCAACGGCCTCGTGGCTGTCATCGCCATACCGCCCa AGGCGTCCGCCATGACACAGGAAGCCTCAGCTCTGTACAAAGACTGTGCCGCCCTCTACAAGGCAGGCAAGACGAAGAGCGGAGTCTACACACTGGCGGCTGGCAACAGCACGCAGAGGATCAAG GTTTACTGCGACATGGAAACAGCAGGCGGTGGATGGACCGTGCTGCAGAAACGCTCTGATGGCCGAGTCGATTTCCATCGCACATGGAACGAGTACAAGACG GGCTTCGGGGACCCTGCAGGAGAGTACTGGCTGGGGAACGACTTTATATTTCAACTGACCAACCCTAACCCTTATGTCCTGAGAATCCAGCTAATGGACTGGGAGGGGAACTCAGCATTCTCCCAGTATGACCAGTTTGCTCTAAACAGCGAGGCCCAGAAATACAG GATACACCTTAAAGGTTACGCTGGAACAGCGGGCAAAACCAGTAGCTTCGGTCAGCCGGGAAGCGACTTCAGCACGAAGGATGCGGACAACGACAAATGCGTCTGCAAATGTTCCCAGCTGACAACGGGAG GCTGGTGGTTTGATGCCTGTGGTCCATCCAACCTGAACGGTATATATTACCAACTGGGCCAGAACACAAACCGCTTCAACGGGATCAAGTGGTACTACTGGAAAGGCTCAGGCTACTCGCTGAAAGCCACATCTATGATGATTCGTCCTGTTGACTTCTGA
- the agpat5 gene encoding 1-acyl-sn-glycerol-3-phosphate acyltransferase epsilon, with translation MLLSLVVHTYSLRYWLPAAVMLGTAPAYLLTWSACRLLSALLPARVYHHLDDGIYSVYQSMVLFFFENYTGVEVIIYGDIPKTKENVIYLSNHQCTVDWIIADMLAIRQDALGHVRYVLKDGLKWLPLYGCYFSKHGGVYVKRSSRFNEKAMKKKLSSQMKLGVPMYLVIFPEGTRYNPELREVINDSQQFAAKEDLAVLKHILTPRMKASYIAIDTMKEYLDAVYDVTVAYEGTVDSEGQRRAGPSMPEFLCKECPRVHVHFQRVDLKDIPLEPAVFRRWLHGRFEIKDKLLAAFYAPGELSTQRLFPGQGRRSALSVMQTLPSLLLLAGLTLPMLLTEVGRKLYVKTWLYGTFMGWLWVNLSP, from the exons ATGCTGCTGTCGCTGGTGGTCCACACGTACTCGCTGCGATACTGGCTCCCCGCGGCCGTCATGCTGGGTACTGCTCCGGCGTACCTGCTGACCTGGAGCGCCTGCCGCCTGCTGTCCGCGCTGCTGCCAGCCAGGGTCTACCACCACCTGGACGACGGCATCTACTCCGTGTACCAGAGCATGGTGTTGTTCTTCTTCGAGAATTATACGGGGGTGGAG GTCATCATTTATGGAGATATACCAAAGACCAAAGAGAATGTGATCTACCTTTCCAACCATCAGTGTACAG TGGACTGGATCATCGCCGACATGCTGGCCATCCGGCAGGACGCCCTGGGCCACGTGCGCTACGTACTCAAGGACGGCCTCAAGTGGCTACCGCTCTATGGCTGCTACTTCTCCAAG CATGGAGGTGTTTACGTGAAGCGGAGTTCCAGGTTCAATGAGAAGGCGATGAAGAAGAAGCTGTCCTCACAAATGAAATTGGGAGTACCC ATGTACCTAGTGATTTTCCCGGAGGGAACTCGATACAACCCAGAGCTCAGGGAGGTGATCAACGACAGCCAACAGTTTGCTGCAAAAGAAG ACCTGGCTGTCTTGAAGCACATTTTGACCCCAAGGATGAAAGCCTCATACATAGCCATCGACACCATGAAGGAGTACCTGGATGCCGTTTACGACGTTACTGTGGCGTATGAGGGCACCGTGGACTCAGAGGGTCAGCGACGGGCTGGCCCATCTATGCCCG AATTCCTCTGTAAGGAATGCCCCAGGGTGCACGTCCACTTTCAACGCGTGGACCTGAAGGACATTCCGCTGGAGCCCGCAGTCTTCCGCCGCTGGCTGCACGGGAGGTTTGAGATCAAGGATAA GTTGCTGGCTGCGTTTTACGCTCCGGGAGAGCTGTCCACGCAGCGCCTGTTTCCCGGCCAGGGGCGGAGGTCAGCCCTGAGCGTGATGCAGACTCTGCCCTCGCTGCTGTTGTTAGCAGGCCTCACGCTGCCCATGCTGCTGACTGAGGTGGGCAGGAAGCTGTATGTGAAGACCTGGCTGTATGGCACGTTCATGGGCTGGCTCTGGGTGAACCTGAGTCCCTAG